From a region of the Phragmites australis chromosome 21, lpPhrAust1.1, whole genome shotgun sequence genome:
- the LOC133902856 gene encoding calcium-transporting ATPase 7, plasma membrane-type-like, translating into MECADFLIAAGRSTSSGSPRWRPAKQWRKAMNVIRTCHRLARLLTASIMSRTGSYVAIKIHADDGSESDAAGTSDSAAAASELSIVAHDEKFKGLVKEKRHDCFRRLGGGAWIAAALASDAEGGISGDERDLRRRREAFGENTFPRRKPKSFWSHVWDALSDVFLIVLLVCAGVSLGFGIKEHGLKDGWYDGVSIFLAVFLVAAVSAVSNHGQAKRFDRLAGESDNISVTVVRGARRQEVSIFDLVVGDVVVLKIGDVVPADGVFLEGHALQVDESSMTGEPHPVDVDAEKSPFLASGAKIIDGYGRMLVTAVGMDTAWGEMMSSITRENTEPTPLQERLEGLTSSIGKVGIAVAVLVFAVLTARHFTGSTRDDQGKPLFDKQRVTFNAVFSALVGIFQQAVTIIVVAIPEGLPLAVTLTLAFSMKRMVKEHALVRRLSACETMGSVTAICTDKTGTLTLNQMKVTEFWVGTDRLRAAAAVDGGVVSLLSQGAGLNTTGSVYKPDNVSPPEITGSPTEKALLSWAVAELRMDADALKRSCKVVHVEAFNSDKKRSGVLIRENATGAVLAHWKGAAEMILQNCSTYVGADGAARELGVEQRRNLEKVISDMAAGSLRCIAFAYKQVDGEHSKIDDEGLTLLGFVGLKDPCRPEVRAAIEACTNAGVVVKMVTGDNVLTARAIAQECGIISRNDPEGIVIEGHEFRAMPSDQQLEIVDRIRVMARSLPMDKLMLVQRLKQKGHVVAVTGDGTNDAPALKEADVGLSMGVQGTEVAKESSDIVILNDNFDTVVTATLWGRCVYNNIQKFIQFQLTVNVAALVINFVSAVTTGKMPLTTVQLLWVNLIMDTMGALALATDTPTKTLMRRPPIGRTAPLISNAMWRNLAAQAAFQVAVLLALQYRGRAIFGVSEKANGTMIFNAFVLCQVFNEFNAREIERRNVFAGVLRNKMFLGIIAVTLAMQVVMVEVLTRFAGTERLGWAQWGACVAIAAMSWPIGWAAKFIPVPDRPLHEILARRKFF; encoded by the coding sequence ATGGAGTGCGCCGACTTCTTGATCGCCGCGGGGAGGTCGACGTCGTCGGGGTCTCCGCGGTGGCGCCCAGCGAAGCAGTGGCGGAAGGCAATGAACGTCATCCGGACGTGCCACAGGCTGGCCCGCCTCCTCACGGCCAGCATCATGAGCCGAACCGGCTCCTATGTCGCTATCAAGATCCATGCCGACGACGGTTCTGAGTCCGACGCCGCTGGCACGTCCgattccgccgccgccgcctcggaaTTGTCCATCGTGGCCCACGACGAGAAATTCAAGGGCCTGGTCAAGGAAAAGCGCCATGACTGCTTCCGAcgtctcggcggcggcgcctggaTTGCCGCGGCCCTGGCATCGGACGCGGAGGGCGGCATCAGCGGGGACGAGCGCGACCTGCGGCGCCGCCGGGAGGCGTTCGGCGAGAACACGTTCCCTAGGCGGAAGCCCAAGAGCTTCTGGAGCCATGTCTGGGATGCCCTCAGCGACGTCTTCCTCATCGTGCTCCTCGTCTGCGCGGGGGTCTCCCTCGGCTTCGGCATCAAGGAGCACGGCCTGAAGGACGGGTGGTACGACGGCGTCAGCATTTTCCTCGCCGTGTTCCTCGTCGCGGCGGTGTCCGCGGTCAGCAACCATGGCCAAGCCAAGCGGTTCGACAGGCTGGCCGGCGAGTCGGACAACATCTCCGTCACTGTCGTACGCGGCGCGCGCAGGCAGGAGGTCTCCATATTCGACCTCGTCGTGGGCGACGTGGTTGTACTGAAGATCGGCGACGTCGTGCCGGCGGACGGCGTGTTCTTGGAGGGGCACGCGCTGCAGGTGGACGAGTCTAGCATGACCGGGGAGCCCCACCCGGTGGACGTCGACGCCGAGAAGAGCCCCTTCCTCGCCTCCGGCGCCAAGATCATCGACGGCTACGGCCGGATGCTCGTCACGGCTGTCGGCATGGACACCGCGTGGGGCGAGATGATGAGCAGCATCACGCGGGAGAACACCGAACCAACGCCGCTGCAGGAGCGCCTTGAGGGCCTCACTTCCAGCATCGGCAAGGTCGGCATCGCCGTTGCGGTGCTCGTCTTCGCCGTGCTCACCGCGCGCCACTTCACCGGCAGCACCAGGGACGACCAGGGCAAACCTCTGTTCGACAAGCAGCGCGTCACCTTCAACGCCGTGTTCAGCGCGCTCGTTGGGATCTTCCAGCAGGCCGTCACCATCATCGTCGTCGCCATCcccgagggcctcccgctcgcgGTGACGCTGACGCTCGCCTTCTCAATGAAGCGGATGGTCAAGGAGCACGCCCTGGTGCGCCGGCTCTCGGCGTGCGAGACCATGGGCTCCGTCACTGCCATCTGCACCGACAAGACAGGGACGCTTACGCTGAACCAGATGAAGGTGACCGAGTTCTGGGTCGGCACCGATCGGCTGAGGGCGGCGGCCGCGGTTGACGGCGGCGTCGTCAGCTTGTTGTCCCAGGGAGCAGGGTTGAACACCACCGGAAGCGTGTACAAGCCGGACAACGTCTCGCCGCCGGAGATAACCGGCAGCCCGACGGAGAAGGCCCTGCTGTCGTGGGCCGTGGCGGAGCTCCGCATGGACGCCGACGCATTGAAGAGGAGCTGCAAGGTGGTGCACGTCGAGGCGTTCAATTCCGACAAGAAGCGCAGCGGCGTGCTGATCAGGGAGAACGCGACCGGAGCGGTGCTAGCGCACTGGAAAGGCGCCGCGGAGATGATCTTGCAGAACTGCTCAACGTACGTCGGTGCTGACGGCGCGGCGCGCGAACTCGGTGTGGAGCAGAGGAGAAACCTTGAGAAGGTCATCAGCGACATGGCGGCAGGTAGCCTCCGGTGCATTGCCTTCGCCTACAAGCAGGTCGACGGCGAGCACTCAAAGATCGACGACGAGGGGCTGACATTGCTGGGCTTTGTCGGCTTGAAAGACCCGTGCCGACCAGAGGTCAGGGCCGCCATTGAGGCATGCACGAATGCGGGCGTCGTAGTCAAAATGGTCACCGGTGACAACGTCCTCACGGCCCGCGCCATTGCCCAGGAGTGCGGCATCATCTCCAGAAACGACCCCGAGGGTATCGTCATCGAGGGGCACGAGTTCCGCGCCATGCCGTCGGATCAGCAGCTCGAGATCGTGGACCGCATCCGCGTGATGGCGCGGTCGCTGCCCATGGACAAGCTGATGCTTGTGCAGCGGCTGAAGCAGAAGGGCCACGTGGTCGCAGTCACCGGCGATGGCACAAACGACGCGCCGGCGCTCAAGGAGGCCGACGTCGGCCTGTCCATGGGCGTCCAGGGCACCGAGGTCGCCAAGGAGAGCTCCGACATCGTCATCCTCAACGACAACTTCGACACGGTGGTGACGGCCACCCTCTGGGGCCGCTGCGTGTACAACAACATCCAGAAGTTCATCCAGTTCCAGCTCACCGTCAACGTCGCCGCGCTCGTCATCAACTTCGTGTCCGCGGTGACCACGGGCAAGATGCCGCTGACGACCGTGCAGCTGCTGTGGGTGAACCTGATCATGGACACCATGGGCGCGCTGGCGCTGGCGACGGACACGCCCACCAAGACGCTCATGCGTCGCCCACCCATCGGCCGCACGGCGCCGCTCATCAGCAACGCCATGTGGCGCAACCTCGCCGCGCAGGCCGCGTTCCAGGTGGCCGTGCTGCTGGCGCTGCAGTACCGCGGCCGCGCCATCTTCGGAGTCAGCGAGAAGGCCAACGGCACCATGATCTTCAACGCGTTCGTGCTCTGCCAGGTGTTCAACGAGTTCAACGCGCGGGAGATAGAGCGGAGGAACGTCTTCGCCGGCGTGCTCCGGAACAAGATGTTCCTGGGCATCATCGCCGTGACGCTCGCCATGCAGGTGGTGATGGTGGAGGTGCTGACGAGATTTGCTGGCACGGAGAGGCTCGGCTGGGCGCAGTGGGGCGCCTGTGTCGCCATTGCCGCCATGTCGTGGCCTATTGGATGGGCTGCCAAATTCATCCCCGTGCCGGACCGGCCGCTTCATGAGATCCTGGCAAGGCGGAAATTCTTCTAG